The segment CGCTCCGGCTCGGCCGGCGCCCAGCTGTCCGAGGCGGAGGTCGTGGCCGCCTTCGAGGCCGGCACACCGCGGGTGCTCCACATAACCGGCATCACGCCGGCTCTCGGCGACGGCCCGAGCGCCGCGGTGATGCGCGCGGTCGCCCTGGCCAAGGCGGCCGGCGCAAAGGTGTGCCTGGACGTCAACCACCGCGCCCGCCTCTGGAGCGTCGACCGCGCGGCGGCCGCCCTCCGGCCGCTGCTGCCGAGCGTCGACCTCGTGGTCGCCTCCGAGGACGAGCTGCCCGTGCTTGTCGACCCGGGCGCCGACCCGCTGACCACGCTCTTCGGCGCGGGCGTGGGCGAGGTCGTGGTCAAGCGCGGCGGGGACGGCGCCTCGGCGCACACGCCGAACCTGACCATCGACCGGCCGGCCCGCCGGGTGCCGGTGGTGGACACCGTCGGCGCGGGCGACGCGTTCGTCGCCGGCTACCTCTCCGGCCTGCTCGACGGCACCGACCTGACCGGGCGGCTGGACCGGGCGGTGACGACCGGTGCGTTCGCGGTGGCCGCGCGGGGCGACTGGGAAGGGCTGCCCACCCGCACCGAGCTTGCCCTGCTCGACGCGGTGCCCGGCAGCACCGTCAGGTAGACGGCTCCACCAGGTTGAGCGCCAGCTTGATCGTGTCCTGGTCCGGCCAGGTGACCTGCACGTCGCCGCGGGCTATCGCGTATGCGCCGGTGCCGCCGAGGATCGCGCCGACGGACGCGCGAGGGTAGGCGCCGAAGCGGTTGAGCAGCCTCTGGTAGTGGATCTCACCGTCGGCGAGCTGGAGCACGACCTGGCTGAGGATCACCGGCCCTTCCAGCGTGACGTCCACAATGGACGTCGATGCGGCGGCCACGCCGGCGCCCGCGCCGGCCGGGTCGGTCAGGTCGAACGTCGCGATGTACGTCAGGCCCGGAGTGGGCAGGTCGGGCAGGGTGATCTTCTTGCGCTTCGCCACGAGCTCGACGGCGGACCGCGCCCGAGCCGGTGACGGCGCGGCCAGCGCGCCGGCGACGAGGCCGAGCCCGAGGCCGGCCAGATGGTTGCGCCGTGTGTACATCGCCATCTCCTTCCATCACGTCGAACGGCCACGGCTCGCTTCGCTCGCCCGTAGCCGCTCCTAACTGAACTCGTCGAACCTGGCGAGGATCGCCAGGAACGCGTCCGGCCCCAGGCCGGTCGGACCGCTGAACGGGTGGCTCATCTCGTACGTCAGCCAGAGCGTGAACGCGAGCAGCACGGCCATCGCGGTGATCATCAGCAGCTGGGCGCGGAAGCGGCCGTAGCTGAAGAAGAAGGTGAAGCCGATCGTGATCACCGCGCCGGCGAGCAGGCCGATCCACATGACCGGCGGTACCGGCGAGCTGACCGCGCCGGTGCGCTCCCGCCGCGCGTCGACGAGCGCGTTGATGGCGTCGAGCGTCTGCCCCATGAGGATCTCCTCGCGGGCGTCCACCGGCCGCAGGGCGGCGGTCTCCGCGCGCATCCGGGCCACCTGCGCGCGGGCGTCGGCGCTGGTGCCGCCGTCCCGCATCGCCGGCCACTCGTCGTACGCCACGGTGTGCGCGTAGTCGCGGGCGAGCGCGGTGAGCCTGCTGCGCTGCGGCTCGGGCAGCGTGCGGGCGGTGAAGTAGATCTGTGAGACGTCGTTCGCCTCGGCCTGCACGTCGTCGTGCACCTTGCTGGAGAACTCCCAGACCACGATGACGACGAATGCCAGGAGGATCGCGTACAGCACGCCGACCATCGAGAAGACGGCGCCGGTACCGGGCTCGGACTCGGAGCTCATGTACGCCAGACGCGCCGCTGTGACCGGCCATGACGGCGAAACACCCGTTCGAAGTACCTGCAGGTCAGAGCCCTGTACGGGGTCAAATACGCGGTGTTAGCTTCCATCGCAGCGGCCCGTGCGCCGTCTCTTTCTCTCCCCCTTACGCCTTCAGCGATTGGTGGTGTGTGCGCAGTGACCGTGACCGAACCCATCGAGGACGCTCGACAAAACCAGAGCCTGAGCACGGCGGCGGCGCGGAACCTCGCGACGACGACGAAGTCGGTGCCGCAGATGCAGGGCATATCGTCGCGCTGGTTGCTCCGCGTCCTGCCCTGGGTGCAGGCGGCCGGCGGCGTGTACCGGGTCAACCGCCGCATGTCGTACGCGATCGGCGACGGCCGGGTGACGTTTACCAACACCGGCGCGCAGGTGCGCGTGGTGCCACAGGAGCTGCGGGAGCTGCCCGCGCTGCGCGGCCTGGAGGACGACGAGCTGCTGCTCGCGCTCGCGGAGCGCTTCGACCAGCACGAGTACGCGCCCGGCGACGTGATCGTCGAGTTCGGACACGAGGCCGATCACGTGTACCTGATCGCGCACGGCAAGGTGAGCAAGGTCGGCACCGGCCAGTACGGCGACCAGACCGTGCTCGGCACGCTCGCCGACGGTGACTACTTCGGCGACCAGTCCATCGTGGACGCCGCCGGCATCTGGGAGTACACCGTCAGGGCCGTAACCCCCTGCACCGTGCTGTCCCTGCCGCGATCGGACGTCGAACGCCTCGCCGACCAGTCCGAGCAGCTGCGCGCGCACATCGAACAGCTGCGCGCGAGCTCCGGCCTGCCGCAGAACCGGCACGGCGAAGCCGAGATCGAGGTCTCCTCGGGGCACACCGGCGAGCCCGTGCTGCCCGGCACGTTCGTGGATTACGAGCTGTCGCCGAGGGAGTACGAGCTTTCGGTGGCGCAGACGGTGTTGCGGGTGCATTCGCGGGTTGCTGATTTGTACAACCAGCCGATGGATCAGGTGGAGCAGCAGTTGCGGTTGACGGTGGAGGCGTTGCGGGAGCGGCAGGAGAACGAGTTGGTGAACAACCGTGAGTTCGGGTTGTTGCACAACGCGGACCTGAAGCAGCGGATACACACCCGCAACGGCCCACCCACGCCGGACGACATGGACGAGCTGCTCGCCACCGTCTGGAAGGACCCGACCGTCATGCTGGCCCACCCGCGCGCCATCGCGGCGTTCGGCCAGGAGTGCAGCCGTCGCGGCATCTACCCGCAGAGCGTCGACCTCGCCGGCCACCAGGTGCCGGCCTGGCGGGGCATCCCGCTGCTGCCGTGCAACAAGATCCCGATCAGCGACACCCGCACGACGTCCATCATGCTGCTGCGCACCGGCGAGGACCGGCAGGGCGTTATCGGGCTGCACCAGACCGGGCTGCCGGACGAGTACCAGCCGGGGCTGTCCGTGCGCTTCATGGGCATCAGCGACCAGGCGATCATCTCGTACCTGGTCAGCGCCTACTACTCCGCCGCCGTCCTGGTGCCCGACGCGCTCGGCGTCCTGGAGAACGTGGAGATCGGACGAGAGGGCTAACCCCGAACGACCCCGTGGTCCGGCCGTGCCCCCGGCGCGGCCGGACCGTCCCTCGCGTGAATGGTGGTGTGTGGTGACCCTGACCGAGTCCACATCGGACGTACGACCGAACCAGTCCCTGAGCGCGACGGCGGCGCGCAACCTCGCGACGACGACCAAGTCCGTGCCGCAGATGCAGGGCATCTCGCCGCGCTGGCTGCTGCGCATGCTGCCGTGGGAGGAGGCGCCGGGCGGCGCGTACCGCGTCAACCGCCGCCTGACCCTGACCCTCGGCGACGGGCGGGTGAGCTTCACCAACACCGGCGCCCGTGTGCGGGTGGTACCGCAGGAGCTGCGCGAGCTGCCGCTGCTGCGCGGGCTTACCGACGACGGTGTGCTGGCCGCGCTCGCCGACCGCTTCGAGCAGTGCGAGTACGCGCCGGGCGAGGTCATCGTCACCGCGGGACAGCCCGCCGAGCACGTCTACCTCGTGGCGCACGGCAAGCTGAGCCGGCTCGGCGCCGGCCGGTACGGCGACCCGACCGTGCTGGGCACGCTCGCCGGCGGCGACCACTTCGGCGACCAGGTGCTCGCCGGCGGCGAACGGACCTGGGACTTCGGCGTCAAGGCGCTCACGCCCTGCATCCTGCTCGCGCTGCCGCGACGCTCCCTTGTGGAGCTTGAAGAGGTGACCGCGCACGTGCGGAGCGTCCTTGCCCGCCCTCGGCAGCGCCGCAACCGGCAGGGGGAGGCGGCGATCGCGATGTCCGCCGGCCACACGGGCGAGCACCCCCTCCCCGGCGCCTTCGTGGATTACGAGCTGTCGCCGAGGGAGTACGAGCTTTCGGTGGCGCAGACGGTGTTGCGGGTGCATTCGCGGGTTGCTGATTTGTACAACCAGCCGATGGATCAGGTGGAGCAGCAGTTGCGGTTGACGGTGGAGGCGTTGCGGGAGCGGCAGGAGAACGAGTTGGTGAACAACCGTGAGTTCGGGTTGTTGCACAACGCGGACCTGAAGCAGCGGATACACACCCGCAACGGCCCACCCACGCCCGAGGACATGGACGACCTGCTGTGCCGCCGGCGCAGCACGAGGTTCTTCCTCGCCCACCCGCGCGCCATCGCCGCGTTCGGCCGCGAGTGCAGCCGGCGGGGCGTGTACCCGGCGCCGGTCGACGTGGACGGGCGCCAGGTGATGGGCTGGCGCGGCGTACCGGTGCTGCCTTGCGACAAGATCCCGATCGGGCCGGGTGGCATCACCTCGATCATGGCGATGCGCACCGGCAAGGACGAGAGCGGCGTGATCGGCCTGCGCGAGACCGGGCTGCCGGACGAGTACGAGCCCGGCCTGTCCGTGCGCTTCATGGGCATCGACGAGAAGGCGATCCGCTCGTACCTGGTCAGCGCCTACTACTCGGCCGCGGTGCTCGTGCCGGACGCGTTGGGGATCCTCGAGAACGTCGAGATTCAGCCCGGGGCGGCTGCGGGTGGGGAAAGGCAGTGACGGCCGTGTCCGAGACGGAGACGGCCAGCGGCCGGTCCGCGCCCGAGGTCCTCGCCTGGAGCCGTACCTGCGTCGACCCCGCCCTGCGCGCGGCCGTGGACACGCTCCCGGGCGCCCTGCGCCAGATAGCCGGCTACCACTTCGGCTGGTGGGACCGGGACGGGCAGGCGGTCGGCGCGGCCGGCGGCAAGGCGATCCGGCCGGCGCTGGTGCTGCTCAGCGCCGAGGCCGTCGGCGCTGACCCGACCACCGCGCTGCCCGCGGCGGTGGCGGTCGAGCTGGTGCACAACTTCTCGCTGCTGCACGACGACGTGATGGACGGCGACCGCACCCGCCGGCACCGGGACACCGCCTGGACCGTGTACGGGGTCGGCCCGGCGATCCTGGCCGGCGACGCGCTGCTCGCGCTCGCGTTCGACGTGCTTGCCGCGAGCGGTCACCCGGCCACCCACGAGGCCGGCCGGCTGCTGCACGGCGCGGTGCAGGACCTGCTCGACGGGCAGAGCGCCGACCTGGCGTTCGAGGCCCGCTCGGAGGTCGAGCTGCGTGAGTGCCTGGGCATGGCGCGGGGCAAGACCGGCGCGCTGCTCGGCTGCGCGTGCGCGCTCGGCGCGACGTTCGGCGGTGCGACATGGGAGCGGGTCGGCCGGTTCCGGGAGTTCGGCGAGCGGCTGGGGCTCGCGTTCCAGTTCGTCGACGACCTGCTCGGCATCTGGGGTGACCCGTCGGTGACCGGAAAGCCCGTGCACGCCGACCTCCGGCAGCGCAAGAAGTCACTGCCCGTGGTGGCCGCGCTGACCTCGGGCACACCGGCCGGGCGGGAGCTCGCCGCGCTCTACAGTGGAGAGCCGTCCGGCGCCGACCTGGTGCGGGCCGCCGAGCTTGTCGACCAGGCCGGTGGGCGGGACTGGAGCCAGGCACAGGCCGACGATCTGCTCGGCCAGGCGCTGCACCACCTGCGGTCGGCACACCCCGTCGCCGCGCCCGCCGCCGAGCTGGCCGGCCTGGCGGGGCTGGTGACGCGCCGGGATCGCTAGCTAATCGGCGGTTTCGCAGGATGCGCACGCGCGTGAACTGCACGTCCTCGGGGCGCGTGCCCTTGCATTAGGGCACGTTGTCTATGGACGGAGGCAACATGAACGTCAAGAGTGCGCGGCTGCTCGCCGTCGCGATCGTCACCCTCGTCGTCACCACGGCCGGCGGCAGCGCCGCGACCGCGGGCGGAGACGGCCCACGAGGCGGCAACGCCTTCCAGGAACGGCTTTCCGGGTACCAGGAGGATCCGCTCGTGCTGTCGACGACAGGCTCGGGACAGTTCCGCGCCCAGATCAACGACAGGACCGGTGAGATCGCGTACCGGCTCAGCTACACGGCCCTGGAAGGCAACATCACGCAGGCACACATCCACCTTGGGGGGAAAGCGCAAAGTGGCGGTATCAGCGTATTCCTCTGCACGAACCTCGGTAACGGGCCGGCCGGTACCCAGGCCTGCCCCGCCGCACCGGCGACTGTCACCGGCACCATCCGGGCGGCCGACGTGATCGGTCCGGTGGGCCAGGGGATCACGGCCGGGCAGTTCAGTGAACTCGTCGCCGCGATCCGCGCCGGCGCCACCTACGTGAACGTGCACAGCAGCCTCTACCCCGCCGGGGAGATCCGCGCCCAGCTGGGGCACGACCACCACTGACCGCACCGTTCGTGAACAGGGCGTTCATCCGGTCGCCGGCGCGACTTCGGGGGACGCCCTGATCACATCCCGGCACCAACCCGTACCGTAGAGCGATGAGCACGCTGGTCGATGAGGCGCGAGTGGCGGCCAACGGAGCCGCCGACCGCCTCGGGGTACAGGTCCTGGAGCTGTCCGAGGTGGACGACCAGCGGGCGGCCGCGGAGCTCTTACAGCGCGTCTGGGACGCCGACTCACCCGACCAGTTGGTCAACGCGGGCCTCATGCGTGCCTTCTCCCACTCCGGCAACTACGTCGTCGGCGCGTACCGGGGCGGCCAGCTGCTCGGCGCCGCTGTGGGCTTCATCGGCGCCGACCACCTGCACTCGCACATCGCGGGCGTGGAGCCGGGGCGGCAGGGCTCCGGCGTCGGGTACGCGATGAAGCTGCACCAGCGGGCGTGGGCGCTCGACCGGGGCTTTACGACGGTCTGCTGGACGTACGACCCGCTGGTGCGCCGCAACGCGTACTTCAACCTGTGCAAGCTCGGCGCCCGCGCCACGGCGTACCTGCCGGACTTCTACGGGCCGATGGACGTGGGCACCAACGCCGGCGGCCCGAGCGACCGCATGTACGTGCGCTGGGACCTCACCTCGCCCAGCGCGACCGCCGCGGCCAGCGGCGAGTGCCAGGAGGTCGACCCGGCCGGCGGGATCGTGGTGCTCGGGCGCGACGAGGAGGGCGGGCCGGCGCCGGTCGCCGAGGCGGGTGGCCGCCGGCTGCTGGTGGCCGCGCCGTCCGACGTCGAGGCGCTGCGCGGAGCCGACCCGTCGCTCGCCGGCCGTTGGCGGTACGCGCTGCGCGAGGCGGTGACCGTGGCGATGGAGCGCGGCTATAGCGTGGCGGGCGTGACGCGTGACGGCTGGTACGTGCTGGAAGACGCGTGATCGGGCCCGATACGGCGCCGGCCACCACGGCGCCGCCCGCGCGCGCGAAGGAAGGCACGGCATGAAGCTCACCGGGATCGAGCTGCGGCGGGTGGCGATGCCGCTGGTCGCGCCGTTCCGCACCTCGTTCGGCACCGAGTTCGCGCGCGACGTGCTGCTGGTCCGCGCGGTGACCGACGCGGCGGAGGGCTGGGGCGAGTGCGTGGCGATGTCCGAGCCGCGCTACTCCAGCGAGTTCGTGGACGGTGCCGCCGAGGTGGTCCGCCGCTTCCTCGCGCCGGCCGCCGCCGGGCTGCCGAGCGCCGACCCGGTCGCGGTGGAGCCGGTGTTCGCCGGGATCAAGGGCCACCCGATGGCCAAGGCGGCGGTACAGACCGCGCTGCTCGACGCCCAGCTGCGGGCGGCCGGGATCTCGTTCGGC is part of the Phytohabitans houttuyneae genome and harbors:
- a CDS encoding bestrophin-like domain, coding for MSSESEPGTGAVFSMVGVLYAILLAFVVIVVWEFSSKVHDDVQAEANDVSQIYFTARTLPEPQRSRLTALARDYAHTVAYDEWPAMRDGGTSADARAQVARMRAETAALRPVDAREEILMGQTLDAINALVDARRERTGAVSSPVPPVMWIGLLAGAVITIGFTFFFSYGRFRAQLLMITAMAVLLAFTLWLTYEMSHPFSGPTGLGPDAFLAILARFDEFS
- a CDS encoding family 2B encapsulin nanocompartment shell protein; amino-acid sequence: MTEPIEDARQNQSLSTAAARNLATTTKSVPQMQGISSRWLLRVLPWVQAAGGVYRVNRRMSYAIGDGRVTFTNTGAQVRVVPQELRELPALRGLEDDELLLALAERFDQHEYAPGDVIVEFGHEADHVYLIAHGKVSKVGTGQYGDQTVLGTLADGDYFGDQSIVDAAGIWEYTVRAVTPCTVLSLPRSDVERLADQSEQLRAHIEQLRASSGLPQNRHGEAEIEVSSGHTGEPVLPGTFVDYELSPREYELSVAQTVLRVHSRVADLYNQPMDQVEQQLRLTVEALRERQENELVNNREFGLLHNADLKQRIHTRNGPPTPDDMDELLATVWKDPTVMLAHPRAIAAFGQECSRRGIYPQSVDLAGHQVPAWRGIPLLPCNKIPISDTRTTSIMLLRTGEDRQGVIGLHQTGLPDEYQPGLSVRFMGISDQAIISYLVSAYYSAAVLVPDALGVLENVEIGREG
- a CDS encoding GNAT family N-acetyltransferase, with amino-acid sequence MSTLVDEARVAANGAADRLGVQVLELSEVDDQRAAAELLQRVWDADSPDQLVNAGLMRAFSHSGNYVVGAYRGGQLLGAAVGFIGADHLHSHIAGVEPGRQGSGVGYAMKLHQRAWALDRGFTTVCWTYDPLVRRNAYFNLCKLGARATAYLPDFYGPMDVGTNAGGPSDRMYVRWDLTSPSATAAASGECQEVDPAGGIVVLGRDEEGGPAPVAEAGGRRLLVAAPSDVEALRGADPSLAGRWRYALREAVTVAMERGYSVAGVTRDGWYVLEDA
- a CDS encoding CHRD domain-containing protein, with amino-acid sequence MNVKSARLLAVAIVTLVVTTAGGSAATAGGDGPRGGNAFQERLSGYQEDPLVLSTTGSGQFRAQINDRTGEIAYRLSYTALEGNITQAHIHLGGKAQSGGISVFLCTNLGNGPAGTQACPAAPATVTGTIRAADVIGPVGQGITAGQFSELVAAIRAGATYVNVHSSLYPAGEIRAQLGHDHH
- a CDS encoding sugar kinase; amino-acid sequence: MSPVDVLTFGETMAALRAGGPLRLGGQLSLSIAGAEANVAIGLSRLGHSARWVGVTGADELGALVLRTLRAEGVDVSACAVSPDAPTGLIIFEPRVADVTRVTYYRSGSAGAQLSEAEVVAAFEAGTPRVLHITGITPALGDGPSAAVMRAVALAKAAGAKVCLDVNHRARLWSVDRAAAALRPLLPSVDLVVASEDELPVLVDPGADPLTTLFGAGVGEVVVKRGGDGASAHTPNLTIDRPARRVPVVDTVGAGDAFVAGYLSGLLDGTDLTGRLDRAVTTGAFAVAARGDWEGLPTRTELALLDAVPGSTVR
- a CDS encoding family 2 encapsulin nanocompartment cargo protein polyprenyl transferase, which encodes MSETETASGRSAPEVLAWSRTCVDPALRAAVDTLPGALRQIAGYHFGWWDRDGQAVGAAGGKAIRPALVLLSAEAVGADPTTALPAAVAVELVHNFSLLHDDVMDGDRTRRHRDTAWTVYGVGPAILAGDALLALAFDVLAASGHPATHEAGRLLHGAVQDLLDGQSADLAFEARSEVELRECLGMARGKTGALLGCACALGATFGGATWERVGRFREFGERLGLAFQFVDDLLGIWGDPSVTGKPVHADLRQRKKSLPVVAALTSGTPAGRELAALYSGEPSGADLVRAAELVDQAGGRDWSQAQADDLLGQALHHLRSAHPVAAPAAELAGLAGLVTRRDR
- a CDS encoding family 2B encapsulin nanocompartment shell protein; this translates as MTLTESTSDVRPNQSLSATAARNLATTTKSVPQMQGISPRWLLRMLPWEEAPGGAYRVNRRLTLTLGDGRVSFTNTGARVRVVPQELRELPLLRGLTDDGVLAALADRFEQCEYAPGEVIVTAGQPAEHVYLVAHGKLSRLGAGRYGDPTVLGTLAGGDHFGDQVLAGGERTWDFGVKALTPCILLALPRRSLVELEEVTAHVRSVLARPRQRRNRQGEAAIAMSAGHTGEHPLPGAFVDYELSPREYELSVAQTVLRVHSRVADLYNQPMDQVEQQLRLTVEALRERQENELVNNREFGLLHNADLKQRIHTRNGPPTPEDMDDLLCRRRSTRFFLAHPRAIAAFGRECSRRGVYPAPVDVDGRQVMGWRGVPVLPCDKIPIGPGGITSIMAMRTGKDESGVIGLRETGLPDEYEPGLSVRFMGIDEKAIRSYLVSAYYSAAVLVPDALGILENVEIQPGAAAGGERQ